The following proteins are co-located in the Microplitis demolitor isolate Queensland-Clemson2020A chromosome 3, iyMicDemo2.1a, whole genome shotgun sequence genome:
- the LOC103576179 gene encoding uncharacterized protein LOC103576179 isoform X1, whose amino-acid sequence MGNLTTVVRFGAALLPYLVDYVVGTNDTLKECVESEEGCLRCRENFCARCAGLLHRGNCVETCPPGHIADRSTRAEYMGRICRETGYMFGLTGSQVAILVGIISGATICIFIILCGAIVLHRRKKKAAKLIRQYEDSAERREFLKHLATLRGEANTFLAMLNDTRRQVRELYYSGSNGDGAVGVQAYRPVLRDLARILVLVNRKDEDIYLPPDDWQRLLAWAERLLRRYKKHTSPEVAQLVTFLQQPGPVSQLTPTSPQQIAITQASSQAYELRSTPTNLTTFQANAPLATFQASDKSSISPASSSLGYIKDSPIGSSLGQNSCIVYNDKLSPSGSTVGQTTPLVFANQKRRTSSSTHLQELGISAFNHTYLPGNLTAVPGDSSVSCAETECNGLNRDLNPQWEFQTTIEATNYTILNDWAPGRDYLIDDFTILGFRPQDEITTEL is encoded by the exons AATGTGTCGAGTCCGAGGAAGGCTGTCTACGGTgtcgagaaaatttttgcgCAAGGTGTGCAGGACTTTTGCACCGCGGAAACTGTGTGGAGACATGTCCACCAGGTCACATTGCTGACCGATCAACGCGGGCTGAATACATGGGACGAATATGCCGTGAGACTGGTTACATGTTCGGACTAACAGGCAGCCAAGTCGCCATCCTCGTCGGCATAATATCCGGGGCGAcgatatgtatatttattattctatgcGGTGCAATTGTTCTTCATCGTCGCAAGAAGAAGGCCGCCAAACTAATACGGCAATACGAGGACag TGCCGAGAGGCGAGAATTTCTCAAGCATCTCGCCACATTGAGAGGAGAAGCCAACACTTTTCTTGCGATGCTCAACGACACGAGGAGACAAGTAAGAGAATTGTATTACTCTGGTAGTAATGGCGATGGTGCTGTTGGTGTACAAGCTTACAg acccGTCTTACGTGACCTCGCGAGGATCCTAGTTCTCGTAAATAGAAAAGACGAGGATATATATTTGCCACCAGACGATTGGCAGCGGCTGCTGGCTTGGGCTGAACGTTTGCTGAGACGTTACAAGAAGCACACTTCACCAGAG GTGGCTCAGCTGGTGACGTTTCTCCAGCAACCGGGGCCAGTGAGTCAGCTGACACCAACGTCGCCCCAGCAGATAGCGATAACTCAGGCATCGTCGCAGGCGTATGAACTAAGATCAACACCGACGAATCTCACGACATTCCAGGCAAATGCGCCGCTAGCGACCTTCCAAGCTAGCGATAAGTCTAGTATAAGTCCCGCGAGCTCCAGTCTCGGATATATCAAAGACAGTCCAATAGGTTCTAGTTTAGGTCAAAACAGTTGTATTGTTTATAATGACAAATTGAGTCCGTCCGGTTCTACCGTTGGTCAGACGACGCCTCTGGTCTTTGCTAACCAAAAGCGACGGACCTCATCGTCGACGCACCTGCAGGAGCTCGGGATATCGGCATTTAATCATACATATTTACCTGGTAATTTAACGGCTGTGCCGGGTGACAGCAGTGTCTCTTGTGCTGAAACAGAGTGCAATGGTCTCAATCGTGATCTCAATCCCCAGTGGGAGTTTCAAACCACGATTGAAGCAACTAATTACACGATATTGAATGACTGGGCACCTGGAAGGGACTACCTCATTGACGACTTCACGATTCTCGGGTTCAGACCGCAGGATGAAATTACCACAGAGTTATGA
- the LOC103576179 gene encoding uncharacterized protein LOC103576179 isoform X2, whose protein sequence is MGRICRETGYMFGLTGSQVAILVGIISGATICIFIILCGAIVLHRRKKKAAKLIRQYEDSAERREFLKHLATLRGEANTFLAMLNDTRRQVRELYYSGSNGDGAVGVQAYRPVLRDLARILVLVNRKDEDIYLPPDDWQRLLAWAERLLRRYKKHTSPEVAQLVTFLQQPGPVSQLTPTSPQQIAITQASSQAYELRSTPTNLTTFQANAPLATFQASDKSSISPASSSLGYIKDSPIGSSLGQNSCIVYNDKLSPSGSTVGQTTPLVFANQKRRTSSSTHLQELGISAFNHTYLPGNLTAVPGDSSVSCAETECNGLNRDLNPQWEFQTTIEATNYTILNDWAPGRDYLIDDFTILGFRPQDEITTEL, encoded by the exons ATGGGACGAATATGCCGTGAGACTGGTTACATGTTCGGACTAACAGGCAGCCAAGTCGCCATCCTCGTCGGCATAATATCCGGGGCGAcgatatgtatatttattattctatgcGGTGCAATTGTTCTTCATCGTCGCAAGAAGAAGGCCGCCAAACTAATACGGCAATACGAGGACag TGCCGAGAGGCGAGAATTTCTCAAGCATCTCGCCACATTGAGAGGAGAAGCCAACACTTTTCTTGCGATGCTCAACGACACGAGGAGACAAGTAAGAGAATTGTATTACTCTGGTAGTAATGGCGATGGTGCTGTTGGTGTACAAGCTTACAg acccGTCTTACGTGACCTCGCGAGGATCCTAGTTCTCGTAAATAGAAAAGACGAGGATATATATTTGCCACCAGACGATTGGCAGCGGCTGCTGGCTTGGGCTGAACGTTTGCTGAGACGTTACAAGAAGCACACTTCACCAGAG GTGGCTCAGCTGGTGACGTTTCTCCAGCAACCGGGGCCAGTGAGTCAGCTGACACCAACGTCGCCCCAGCAGATAGCGATAACTCAGGCATCGTCGCAGGCGTATGAACTAAGATCAACACCGACGAATCTCACGACATTCCAGGCAAATGCGCCGCTAGCGACCTTCCAAGCTAGCGATAAGTCTAGTATAAGTCCCGCGAGCTCCAGTCTCGGATATATCAAAGACAGTCCAATAGGTTCTAGTTTAGGTCAAAACAGTTGTATTGTTTATAATGACAAATTGAGTCCGTCCGGTTCTACCGTTGGTCAGACGACGCCTCTGGTCTTTGCTAACCAAAAGCGACGGACCTCATCGTCGACGCACCTGCAGGAGCTCGGGATATCGGCATTTAATCATACATATTTACCTGGTAATTTAACGGCTGTGCCGGGTGACAGCAGTGTCTCTTGTGCTGAAACAGAGTGCAATGGTCTCAATCGTGATCTCAATCCCCAGTGGGAGTTTCAAACCACGATTGAAGCAACTAATTACACGATATTGAATGACTGGGCACCTGGAAGGGACTACCTCATTGACGACTTCACGATTCTCGGGTTCAGACCGCAGGATGAAATTACCACAGAGTTATGA